A window of Anaerolineae bacterium genomic DNA:
GCCGGCGCAGGTCTATTTCGGCCCGTGGATGTGGCGGCTGGCGTACTACATGGCACGCCGGCGATCCGATTCCCATATGCCAGAGGAGGTGAAGCAGGAACTGAAAGAACTGGAGGAACGATTGGTGCAGGACCCGCGGCAGATGGAGATCATCGGTCTGGCGGCGCGCTGGGCCCATTACCTGGCAAGATGAGCGCATGATCATGAGGAGGTTACCATGAAAGAGAAGAATCCCCAGCGGGAAGCAATTCAGGCTGCACTTAAGGACATGCCCTTAATGATCCGAGACGGAGATGCCCAAAAGATCGTTGCACATTGTAAAGCGATTGCACCATTGTTGTCCAAAGTTTCGGCGTCCCAGATTCGGAACGTGTTTGGTCCGGTAAAACGGATGGAGTTAGAATGGACGAAAAATGCACCTGAGGATAAAGCGCGTGCGGTTTTCAGACAGTTGGTATTACTACGTTCCAAATTGGAGTACATGGTAGCAAGGGCTTCCAAGGATAGCAAAGAGCATATGGAGAATTTCCAGACATTGTTGGATGAAGCCATTGAACAGGTTGAGGCAGGTTCTGATTTCCAGACTCGTCGTGCATATTTCGAAAACTTTGTCGCGTTTTTCGAGTCACTTGTGGCATTTCACAAGCGACATGAGCAACGTTCGTCGCGGCAATGAACTTTCGAGATCAAACAGTGACAGCGAGGAGGGAAAAACATGGGACAGAGCACTTCTGGAACGCAGGCGATAGCAGTTACCTTGAAGGGTCGAGTTCTCATCACTGGCTCCATCAGGGCAGTGACTGGTCTCCACATCGGGGCATCGAAAGATGTGCTGGATATTGGGGGTGTGGATTTGCCGGTTATCCGCAATCCCATGGATCGCCGGCCATATATCCCTGGCTCATCTTTGAAAGGAAAAATGCGCTCTTGGCTGGAGAAGTTGTATGGCAAACCGCAAAATTGGAACCTTTCTAAAGGTGGATTAGTCCAGGAAAAGCCCAAAGAGCCAAAGGATGTGGTTCTGCATCTGTGTCAAGATGCCGAATCAGCATCGGAGTGCGAGGTGTGCAGAACCTTTGGCATAATGGGGCAATCGGGCCCCTCGATGCCGACCAGACTGATGGTTCGGGATATCCTTTTGGATGGGGAATCGATTCCCGAGACTGTGATCGACTACACCGAGGTCAAGTGGGAGGCGGCCATTGACCGGGTGACGTCGGCGGCCACCCCGCGGCAGATCGAGCGCGTGCCGGCCGGCGCCGTCTTCCAACCCATGGAAATCGTCTTCAACATCTACGAGGAGCAAGACGTCGAGCGCCTGAAGGACGTCATCACCGCCATGCAGTTGGTCGAGGACGATTACCTGGGCGGGCACGGCTCGCGTGGCTCCGGCAAGGTGGCCTTCGAGGGTCTGAAGGTGGTCTGCCGCGCCGGCAAGGAATACTCCGAACATTGCCCGGAGCCAGATGCGTTCCCCACCAAACTGTCCGAGTGGACCGATGACCACAAGAATCGGCTCTGCGAGTGGATCAGGGAAGTAGTATTTCCGAAAAGCGCATCCTGAGCGGAGGAGGCCTGGCAATGCCTGAGAGGGTTTTTCGCCTGGTGCCGAAAGGCGCCGTCCATGTCGGCACCTGGGGCATTGGGCGGGAAGAGGTGCTGGATTATATTCCCAGCGACACGCTGTTCAGCGCCCTGCTGGTGCAAAGCCTGCGCTCCCAGGGGGAGCCGGCATTCCTGCCGGAGCTGACCACGCCATCGGAAGGGGAGCCGCCTCTGCTCCTCAGCTCCGCCTTCCCCTACGCCGGCCCGGTGCGCTTCTTTCCTCAGCCGGCGGGCCGGCCGGCGGCTGAGCCGGACGATGAGATGGACAAGGACTTCCGCAAAGCGCGCTGGGTCTCCGAGGAGATCTTCCATGCCCTGCGCCAAGGGCGTGTTCCGCAGGGGGAGTCGGATGGGCGCGTGAATCTGGTGCAGGGGAAAAGCGTCTGGCTGACGCGAGCGGAACGCCGGCAGATCGTCCAAGCGCTGGGTATCCCCGACGCGCCGGGAGCGGCGGAGAGCGACCTGCGGCTGTGGGCGACGGATGTGGTGCCGCGGGTGACGGTGGATCGGCTGAGCAGTGCGTCGAACCTGTTTCACGCCGGCCGGCTGACTTTCGCCCAGGGCTGTGGGCTGTGGTTCGCCGCCCGAGGCACGG
This region includes:
- the csm2 gene encoding type III-A CRISPR-associated protein Csm2, giving the protein MKEKNPQREAIQAALKDMPLMIRDGDAQKIVAHCKAIAPLLSKVSASQIRNVFGPVKRMELEWTKNAPEDKARAVFRQLVLLRSKLEYMVARASKDSKEHMENFQTLLDEAIEQVEAGSDFQTRRAYFENFVAFFESLVAFHKRHEQRSSRQ
- the csm3 gene encoding type III-A CRISPR-associated RAMP protein Csm3, yielding MGQSTSGTQAIAVTLKGRVLITGSIRAVTGLHIGASKDVLDIGGVDLPVIRNPMDRRPYIPGSSLKGKMRSWLEKLYGKPQNWNLSKGGLVQEKPKEPKDVVLHLCQDAESASECEVCRTFGIMGQSGPSMPTRLMVRDILLDGESIPETVIDYTEVKWEAAIDRVTSAATPRQIERVPAGAVFQPMEIVFNIYEEQDVERLKDVITAMQLVEDDYLGGHGSRGSGKVAFEGLKVVCRAGKEYSEHCPEPDAFPTKLSEWTDDHKNRLCEWIREVVFPKSAS
- the csm4 gene encoding type III-A CRISPR-associated RAMP protein Csm4; this encodes MPERVFRLVPKGAVHVGTWGIGREEVLDYIPSDTLFSALLVQSLRSQGEPAFLPELTTPSEGEPPLLLSSAFPYAGPVRFFPQPAGRPAAEPDDEMDKDFRKARWVSEEIFHALRQGRVPQGESDGRVNLVQGKSVWLTRAERRQIVQALGIPDAPGAAESDLRLWATDVVPRVTVDRLSSASNLFHAGRLTFAQGCGLWFAARGTEEALEWVKSFLQLLADEGLGGLRSVGHGAFTLEDKEWKVPALPAPAEGDAYFITLSRYAPQPAEFDVVLRSEQAAFALEVIAGWCQDDAGHPWRRKRIRMVKEGARLGWPGHVPGTVVDVRPANVPQFAERPVYRWGLAFPVAAGGGGEQ